One part of the Alosa alosa isolate M-15738 ecotype Scorff River chromosome 4, AALO_Geno_1.1, whole genome shotgun sequence genome encodes these proteins:
- the tmem240a gene encoding transmembrane protein 240 encodes MHMITTTMIFMILGASVVMAIACLMDMNALLDRFHNYILPHLRGEDRVCHCNCGRHHVHYVIPYDGDHSLVDSSENYFVSDSVTKQEMDLMLGLLLGFCISWLLLWLDGALHCAVRAWRASRYYDTPSWSWLPQFCNLRDLRRRAQLRQLEDSSGNMVHIKQKLYHNGHPSPRHL; translated from the exons ATGCATATGATCACAACCACCATGATTTTCATGATCCTTGGTGCCTCTGTTGTAATG GCGATAGCGTGTTTAATGGACATGAACGCACTACTGGATCGCTTTCACAACTACATCTTACCGCATTTACGAGGAGAGGACCGGGTCTGTCATTGCAACTGTGGAAG GCACCATGTTCACTATGTGATACCGTATGATGGCGACCACTCCCTGGTGGACTCGTCGGAGAACTACTTTGTGAGCGACAGCGTGACCAAGCAGGAGATGGACCTGATGCTGGGCCTGCTCCTGGGCTTCTGTATCAGCTGGTTGCTGCTGTGGCTGGATGGGGCTCTGCACTGTGCCGTCAGGGCCTGGAGGGCCAGTCGCTACTACG ACACCCCTTCCTGGTCATGGCTCCCGCAGTTCTGTAACCTGCGAGACCTGCGCAGACGTGCGCAGCTGCGGCAACTCGAGGACTCCAGCGGCAACATGGTGCACATCAAGCAGAAGCTCTACCACAATGGTCACCCCAGTCCCCGTCACCTCTGA
- the otud3 gene encoding OTU domain-containing protein 3, translated as MSRKQSAKPVRGNRKYDLERKRDERAARRALAKDRKNRPPGADEGEEFVSFSNQLQALGLKLREVPGDGNCLFRALGDQLEGHSRGHLRLRQETVQYMMDHRQDFEPFVEDEVPFTQHLSNLSQPGMFAGNDAIVSFARSQQVKVVIHQLNAPLWEINGSEKQLCRELHIAYRYGDHYDSVRHIGDNSESPSHLRIENLNKTRRQREFGDGLGELHTGPPASPSPSEDEDVILSSLRSASANGQGENLCHSSATTQPRHAEWLEPELRNQGCPAHCELGSEAQGSECRCMATESSEKKGSPDGSTVQKAKVSNKQRKEQQRLDKKRRQEERHRQKVQQGKGSHDQNQNLPEQVTLVPALNTLSI; from the exons ATGTCTAGGAAGCAGTCTGCCAAGCCGGTGAGAGGAAACAGGAAGTATGACTTGGAGAGGAAGCGTGATGAGCGTGCGGCCCGCCGGGCTCTAGCCAAAGACAGGAAAAACCGCCCGCCAGGGGCGGATGAGGGCGAGGAGTTTGTCAGCTTCTCCAACCAGCTCCAAGCCCTTGGCCTGAAGCTGAGAGAGGTCCCTGGAGATGG GAACTGCTTGTTCCGTGCTCTTGGGGACCAACTGGAGGGACACTCGCGAGGTCACCTGCGCCTGCGGCAGGAGACCGTTCAGTACATGATGGACCACCGGCAAGACTTTGAACCTTTTGTGGAGGACGAGGTGCCCTTCACCCAACACT TGTCAAATCTCTCCCAGCCGGGGATGTTTGCAGGGAACGACGCCATAGTGTCCTTTGCTCGCAGCCAGCAGGTTAAAGTCGTTATCCACCAGCTGAATGCTCCTCTGTGGGAG ataaatGGCTCGGAGAAACAGCTTTGTCGAGAACTTCATATTGCCTATCGGTATGGAGACCATTATGACAGTGTGAGGCACATAGGCGACAACTCTGAAAGCCCATCTCATCTACGTATTGAG AACCTGAATAAAACCCGGCGGCAGCGTGAGTTTGGAGATGGCCTGGGCGAGCTGCACACGGGCCCTCcggcctccccctccccctccgagGACGAGGATGTGATCCTCAGCTCTCTCAGGAGCGCCAGTGCCAACG GTCAAGGAGAGAATCTGTGTCACTCAAGTGCCACCACGCAGCCGCGCCATGCCGAGTGGCTGGAGCCCGAGCTCAGGAACCAGGGCTGCCCTGCCCACTGTGAGTTGGGGAGTGAGGCGCAGGGCTCCGAGTGTCGCTGCATGGCCACCGAGAGCAGTGAGAAGAAGGGGTCACCAGATGGCAGCACTGTGCAGAAAGCCAAG GTGTCTAACAAACAGAGGAAGGAGCAGCAACGTCTGGACAAGAAGAGGAGGCAGGAAGAGCGGCATCGTCAGAAGGTCCAGCAGGGCAAAGGGTCACATGACCAGAACCAGAACTTACCTGAGCAGGTCACCCTGGTGCCCGCGCTCAACACTCTAAGCATCTAA